The following are from one region of the Entelurus aequoreus isolate RoL-2023_Sb linkage group LG17, RoL_Eaeq_v1.1, whole genome shotgun sequence genome:
- the LOC133632686 gene encoding nucleus accumbens-associated protein 2-like yields the protein MTEGLLQVEIPDFGSSVLGSLNQQRLLGHHCDVSILVQGQLFKAHRAVLAASSLYFRDLFSAESSEASESSQVTFELPSSVTPACFRQILSFCYTGRLNMAPSEQLVLMYTAGYLQIQNIVERGLELMMMKSSSSSPYCCDSQTTSADELGASDLPGVQQPQQGASPSMSPEELLMAVSRIKQERQDSPPGEDMEARAELQTTTGGAVCYLGAGAGVVLGLQSYLLAGGGRSSSEGTDSPPSHPPTEEELEDNYFCNSSQSGMFQHMFGQEKMELLRLPLGSERRACVLVGGDNMALPASLVSQIGYRCHPSLYGEGEPGEKVELVAGSGVFMTRGQLMNCHLCAGVKHKVLLRRLLATFFDRNTLANSCGTGIRSSTNDPSRKPLDNRVLNTVKLYCQKFAPSFKESEMNVIAADMCTNARRVRKRWLPKIHSLLPGGLANSAPQARRARRGGAVRAGGGDVHLELDLRPPGQEVDREEPHLQLVGSRGGGARQMGVDAGSEGRSQHQDPALCVSSSYSPESSPYMAETAPPDTDDRGAEPLQHSQ from the exons ATGACGGAGGGGCTGCTGCAGGTGGAGATCCCGGACTTCGGCAGCAGCGTGCTGGGCAGCCTGAACCAGCAGAGGCTGCTGGGACACCACTGTGACGTCTCCATCCTGGTCCAGGGTCAGCTCTTCAAGGCCCACCGCGCCGTCCTGGCCGCCTCCTCGCTCTACTTCCGAGACCTGTTCAGCGCCGAGTCCTCCGAGGCCAGCGAGTCCTCCCAGGTGACTTTCGAGCTGCCCTCCTCCGTGACGCCCGCCTGCTTCCGGCAGATTCTCTCCTTCTGCTACACGGGCCGCCTCAACATGGCGCCCAGCGAGCAGCTGGTTCTCATGTACACGGCGGGGTACCTGCAGATCCAGAACATCGTGGAGCGGGGGCTGGAACTGATGATGATGAAGTCCTCCTCGTCCTCGCCGTACTGCTGTGACTCACAG ACCACTTCAGCAGACGAGCTGGGAGCTTCAGACCTGCCGGGGGTCCAGCAGccccagcagggggccagtccaTCCATGAGTCCAGAAGAGCTGCTGATGGCGGTCAGCAGGATCAAACAGGAGAGACAAGACTCTCCTCCTGGAGAAGACATGGAGGCCAG AGCCGAGCTCCAGACCACCACAGGGGGCGCTGTGTGCTACCTGGGTGCAGGTGCGGGCGTGGTTCTGGGCCTGCAGTCCTACCTCCTGGCAGGTGGGGGGCGCTCTAGTTCGGAAGGGACGGACTcgcccccctcccaccccccaaCCGAGGAGGAGCTGGAGGACAACTACTTCTGCAACAGCAGCCAGTCCGGAATGTTCCAACACATGTTTG GACAGGAGAAGATGGAGCTGCTGCGTCTGCCGCTGGGCAGCGAGCGGCGTGCGTGCGTGCTGGTGGGCGGAGACAACATGGCGCTCCCGGCCAGTCTGGTCAGTCAGATCGGATATCGCTGCCACCCCTCGCTCTACGGCGAGGGAGAACCTGGAGAGAAGGTGGAGCTGGTGGCAG gttcaGGTGTGTTCATGACCCGAGGTCAGCTGATGAACTGTCACTTGTGTGCTGGGGTCAAACACAAAGTTCTGCTCAGGAGGCTGCTGGCAACCTTCTTTGACAG AAACACTCTGGCCAATAGCTGTGGGACTGGGATCCGCTCCTCCACCAATGATCCCAGCCGAAAGCCCCTGGACAACCGAGTGTTAAACACAGTCAAAC TCTACTGTCAGAAGTTTGCTCCGAGCTTCAAGGAGAGCGAGATGAACGTGATCGCAGCAGACATGTGCACCAATGCTCGCAGAGTAAGAAAGCGTTGGCTCCCCAAGATCCATTCTCTGCTCCCCGGCGGCCTGGCTAACTCCGCCCCCCAGGCCCGCAGGGCCAGGAGGGGGGGCGCGGTGCGAGCGGGGGGAGGAGACGTCCATTTGGAACTGGACCTACGTCCGCCAGGCCAGGAGGTGGACAGGGAGGAGCCTCACCTACAGCTGGTTGGCTCGCGAGGGGGCGGAGCAAGGCAGATGGGCGTGGATGCAGGAAGTGAAGGGCGGTCACAACATCAGGACCCCGCCCTCTGCGTCTCATCCTCCTACTCACCTGAATCCTCCCCCTACATGGCTGAGACTGCACCCCCTGACACTGATGACAGGGGGGCGGAGCCTCTTCAACACAGCCAATAA